The genomic DNA ttcgaatccaggctgcatcacatccggctgtgattgggagtcccgtagggtggcgcacaataggcccagcattgtccagggttggccgtcattgtaaataacattttgtccttaactgacttgcctagttaaataaaaaaatattcgtAATAGTGGGATGCATTGGTGTATAATATTACCATTGGGGGAACAAGGACATTAATTGTCATATCATTCCAGAAAACTAGCAATACTCATTCTTTGGTTGAGACAAACTGTTTTGAAGTGGTCACTATACAGCTCTTGGTATTGTTTGCAAATATATTGTGTCTTATGTAAATTTCAAACCCAACATGTTATAttatcatggtcacctaatcctTATTTGTAAATTGGCTCATTGGGCCACAACTTATCTGGGAAAAATAAATGTAGATATTTCTACAGCCTAGTCTCAAATTGCTTAAGGATTTGATAGTCTTATAGTAAAGGTATTAGATGGGTCATAACAAAGAATGATTTCCAATGGTAGAAATATCCATTATCAGCCCTGTCTCGATTTGAGTGaactctgcctctttctctttctccgtTCCATGCTGAAAGAGGCATGTGCTTCTCCCCTTAGCTATTTGCATTCAGTGCCGCAGTGAGAAAAACAGATGCGAAAGCTCATTAAGACAGGCTTACCTCGGCTTCCAAACCTGCATAAAATGCACCGAGGGAAGATGATGAAAAATGGGGATGAGATAGTGAGTACGAATATAGAGGGAGAGATTCCTTGCTCACCAGAGCAGAAAATCATCACTGATAGAGCACTGTCTTCAAGGGATTTCCCCCATGTTCAGATAGAGGGTGTCTATGGTaatggagggggaaaggagaagagcagagagggaggagaaagaaggggagaaagaaggggagaagagggttaaataaggaaagGAAATGACGATAGTGATTCTTGAGGGACTCAGCATGCTTATCAGATGGTTAGGTGAATCTTTAAGCAAGACTCCTATTCTGCTGCCAACTCCTTGACAGGTGACTGCCTCAATATCATGCCACTTGAGCATCGTGTGTGTTTTTTGCTAAGGAAGCTAAGTTCtcacacatgtaaacacagacacacacgcatataACAGAAAAAGAAAGCGCGTGTGTGAGAGCCCTTCCCTCCTGTAAACTGAGACAGCCTTTCCTGTCACCTCTAGTAGCTTCTTGTCATTATCTATGATGTTGTGAGTGACAGTACACCTTCAAAAGGCACATCACTGATCAATTCTGAATAAAAATGTGTCGGCAAACTAACTaattctctctgtcctcacatCTCCTTTGTCAATAGGGGGAAGGAGGAAACATGGGAGGAGGGTGTAACACACACGGAGTATAATGTAAATGTAGCTGTTGTCCCGTCTCTGTGGTGACTTCACAGTGGGGAAGCAAAGCATTGTGTAACCTCACATGTTCAATCAATCAAGTGTATTTCGCAGAGACTGCTTCTCCGATGTTATGGTGACTTTGCCTAGATAAGCACAGAAACTCCTCGTCGGGTCTAACGGTCGTCTCGCGCTGAACTGCGCATGTGCAGGCTGTCAAACCAGTCACTCCTTTGAAATGAAGTTGTTTTTGACAAAAATGgaaacgtgtcagtttgtcactttcacgagATTGTATAAATAACATGGTCATCTACTTAAGCCATTGGATCCAATCTAGGTTGTGCCTTCCTTAGCCTACCTTTTAGGAGTGTGAAGATTTTCAGACAGAAATATGGACGATCAATATTTATTTCTATGACATGTAGTAAACTATAGCCTAATCATATTTAGGAAGTACATTTCCTTGGAAAGATAACTGCCCCGTGCTTCTCCGCCCGTGCATAGGCTATTGCCTACTCTATTAAATTGAGACCACACGCACACCTGATctcgcaggtgtgtgtgtgtggaagcagCAAGAATGATGACAACACTTGCTACATTTTGAAAGAGGATACAgcctacactacatgaccaaaagtatattgacacctgctcgtcgaacatctcactccaaaatcatgggcattaacctgttgcgacgagcaatcccgtatccgggatcttaagtatagcctcaagctcattagcacaacactgtcatctcagattttcaaaatatgcttttcaaccatagcaaaacaagcatttgtgtaagagtattgatagctagcatagcattaagcctagcattcaacaggcaacattttcacaaaaacaagaaaagcattcaaataaaatcatttacctttgaagaacttcggatgttttcaatgaggagactctcagttagatagcaaatgttcagtttgtcCAAAAATAtgatttgtgtaggagaaatcgctccgttttgttcatcacgtttggctgagaaaaacCTCAAATTAAGTAATTGAAACGCTAACTTTtcccaaattagctccataatatcgacagaaacatggcaaacgttgtttagaatcattcctcaaggtgtttttcacatatctattcgatgataagtcactcgtggcagtttagtttctcctctcttcaaaatggaaacatgcacgcacctggagattacgcaatagtttcgacggaggacaccgagcggacacctggtaaatgtagtctcttatggtcaatcttccaatgatatgcctacaaatacgtcacaatgctgcagacaccttggggaaacgacagaaattGTAGGcccattccttgcgcattcacagccatataaggagacattggaacaaagcgcctccaaaatctggggcatttcctgtttgaaatgtaatcttggtttcgcctgtagcatcagttctgtggcactcacagataatatctttgcagatttggaTATGTCAGTGTTTTcattccaaagctgtcaattatatgcatagtcaagcatcttttcgtgacaaaatatcttgtttaaaacgggaatgtttttcatccaaaaaatgtaatagcgccccctaatgcataactggttaatattgagttggtcccccctttgcttctATATAagtttatctatatttccatgcattacacttgaattttcatcaacatttataatgagtatttctgtgaattcacgtggctctctgcaatatcactgcatgttttggaacaacTGACAcaactgaacataacacgccaatgtaaaataagatttttgAATGATTTGTATTTATCCATTTTAAGTTATACTCAGTAGAGGGTAAGTACATTCAGCATTGCTGTTCTCTATCTAGCTATATGTTTTGCTTCCAAATGTCCTTACCTGAATATGAACTTTACCAAAcaaaacatgtattgtgtaacatggaaAAATGGTGATTCATTTTTGGCTGGAAatatggctgggtttttctgtgagttggtggtgacctagcatagtcgtttgtggagctttcgctgtaaagcatttttgaaatccgacactgtggctggattaacgagaattgtgTCTTTacaatggtgcctaatacttgtatgtttgagaaatttgaattatgagatttctgatttgtatttggcgccctgcaatttcattggctgttggcgaggggttccgctcaacaggttaacaaactatagttttggcaagtcggttaggacatctactttgtgcatgacacaagtcatattccaacaattgtttacagacagattatttaacttataattcactgtataacaattccagtgggtcagaagttcacatacaccaagttgactgtgcctttaaacaacttggaaaattccagaaaattatgtcatggctttagaagcttctgacataatttcagtcaattggaggtgcgcctgtggatgtatttcaaggcctaacttcaaactccgtgcatctttgcttgacatcatgggaaaatcaaaagaaatcagccaagaccttgtagacctccacaattctggttcatccttgggagcaatttccaaacgcctgaaggtaccacgttcatctgtacaaacaatagtacgcaagtataaacaccatgggaccgcgcagccgttatactgctcaggaaggaaacACATTTTTGTCTCCTAgtgatgaacatactttggtgcaaaaagtgcaaataaattccagaacaacagcaaagaccttgtgaagatgctggaggaaacaggttcaaaagtatttatatctacagtaaaacaagtcctatatcgacataacttggcCGCTTagcaaagaagccactgctccaaaccgccataaaaaaacagactacggtttgcaactgcacatgggtacaaagattgtactttttggagaaatgtcctctggtctgatgaaacaaaagtaaaactgtttggccataatgaccatcgttatgtttggagaaaaaagggggatgcttgcaagctgaagaacaccatcccaaccgtgaagcacaggagtggcagcatcatgttgtgtgggtgctttgctgcaggagggactggtgcacctcacaaaatagatggcatcgtgagggtgggaaattgtggatatattgaagcaacatctcaagacatcagtcaggaagttaaagcttggtcacaaatgggtcttccaaatggacaatcaccccaagcatacttccaaagttgtggcaaaatggcttaaggacgacaaattgaagttattggagtggccatcacaaagccctgacctcaatcctataggaaatgtgtgggcagaactgaaagtgtGCGCGAACAAGGCgatctacaaacctgactcagttacaccagctctgtcaggaggaatggtcccaaattcacccaacttattgtgggaagcttgtggaagtctacctgaaaagtttgactgaagttatacaatttaaaggcaatgctaacaaatactaattgagattatgtaaacttctgacccactgggaatgtgatgaatgaaataaaagctgaaataaattattctgaCAATTTACATTCTTtaaaaaaagtggtgatcctaactgacagggaattgttacgaggattaaatgtcaggaattgtgaaaaactgagtttaaatgtacttggctaatgtgcatgtaaacttccgacttcaactgtatgtgtgtgcgtctctatgtatgtatgtatgtcaaaGATGTATAAAGTTGTTAGGGTAGCAATAATTAAAACGTCAATTACAGCGCCCAGAAAGCTCATTTATTTTAAATCatgcaatgtgattttcaggatttttgttttagattccgtctcacagttgaagtgtacctatgataaaaatgtcagaccttgtaagtaggaaacactgccgattttgcaggttatcaaatacttgttctccccactgtatatccatgCATAGACTGGCAAAAATAACTACCCAGAAAAAATtgcattttatttttaataccACATATTTGATGTGTCACGGGTCACAACAACTCAAATTGTGTTTCATGTTTTTTCTTTTTACAAAAATGTCCTGCCTTCCACTGAAATTTTTTCAAAAACCTATTTAAATATCTTGAACTTCATCCTTTGAGATATGTTTTTGTGTATGAGTCAACAAAACAGTTTTTGTATTCTAATATAaaatactgtttttatactgtatcacaatttTGTTACCCTGAATCACACTTATCACTACGGCCCACAACTTAATTAAATATGATTCCTTCAGCAATAACACTAATGATCATATTAACCATTATTAGTAGCAGCAATAGTATTTTTCTTTTAGCTATTTTAAGTGTAAAACTGTAAAAAAACAGGATAAGATGTTTCAAATGTGCAGGCTATCTGAATTTATCTTccatatatgtgtgtatgtggacCCATACTCCACATACATAAAGAACATGGGTTTTACTATGCAACATAGTTTAACTGGCACATGAGGTACACTTTAATTCATATAGGATTAAATCAGCATGGAACATTCCCAACAAAGCATTCATTAATAAACATTCCATAAACATGCAAAAAACTGTAGTTTTGCTAAAAGTCAGCACGAAACACTGTATGTCTTTCTAAAAGTTATATTGCAATGCTTTGATACACCCTTCACTTTTTTTCTGGAGTGGAGGAAGCAAGTGTTTGTGATTGAGGCTCAAGGGATTACTCTAGTTCTGGAGTCCAGGACTCAGATGGTTGCTCCAGCTCTGGAGGTGCAGGTTCATGTTGTACTTGTGGAAGTTGTTCAGGGTGCTGCTCAAAAGAGTTTCCTTCAGTGGATACTGGAGGTAAGTTCATCACCACATTAATTTGTTTGATTTTTTTCACGGCGCCGCCTCTGATTTAATCCAAATGTTTCCCTTTTTTTCAGCATCAGTGTGTCATTGTATGGATCGGTGGATGACGGGGAATGATCTTCTCTGATAGCTTAAAAACGAAAATGTAATAGTTATGACACTGGCACAGAATAGGATTCCCATCCATTAAATGTTATTAGTAGTCTCTTAATAGTAGGCTATACAATGATAATACAAAGTATAAAAGCTAAATCAACTCCCTCTGCCTTTCTCAAACCTGTTTTGTTACATTTTCATTGCTAATGTTAATAATGATGACATTTCTATTATTTGCGCCTGCGGCAACACTTTGCGTTGCATTATTACATGCTAGTTATGCATTGCTACACAAACTGGTACATTTCTATTCAATGCAGGTAGACAAAAGCAATTTCAAGATAAACAAAATAGCTATATAAAATGCCCATCAGACTACTTCAATTCAAACTTGTACAGTCTGGATTTTTCATAAAGTGCCCCAGCTATTAACTaatataatccattttaaatccATAATTGTGTAATATTATATTAACTAATATAATCCATCAGTTATACCTTAACTGCAGTGCAATAAAACATTATCTACAGTGTATTGTACAACTTTATGTTAAGTGTTATTCACCCAGCTTTATTTCCTATTATATCTTATTCTGTTGCTGACAGTAACTTGAAACCATGAAAACAATACCTCGCTTTTCTTCTGGATTGTCTTTCCTCCATAGCAACTGGATCTGCGTTAATGTTTTGTCTGTGCGTGCAGCCCTCTCCTTATTTGACAACCGCATCTACAGTATAAAGATAATGTACCTTGAAATGCCATAAAATAGTTTTAAAATGATAATATTCTGTATTCATACAAGTACATTTGAATTGCATGTTTAAATGTTGTAAACTAGTAAAAACATGGGATAACAAAGCTACTGTCTTTCAGCATAACGGGTGACATTGTGGTATAACAACTTTTGTTGTGCTGAAGGAAAAAAGCGTGATATGGATTTCATACATAAACATATTTAACAGGCAGTTCCTCGGCCACCAATATAAAATAACCTTGACCTATGAAGATTATCCTTTTCATATTTAATATAGCTTTTTATATATAACATTTATATATAACATTAAAAGTATGTTTTCTGTGTTGTGCGAAGAACAGGCATTTTTGTTACAAAGTTTACTAGAGTGTGAAAAGGTGAAATCATCAAATATTTTAGAGATTACCATCATGTGATATGCTTTTTACCTTTGTTATACTGAATGACATTGATGCGCAGAAGTCCTGAAAAAAGTTCTTAAAGTTATTAAATCAtttgtagatacagtatgtcgCCCATTCTATATTGTTGCAAACACTTAACACAATTTTGCCATGGGTcttcatttatatatatatatatattttttacattttatttttgcattttacAATTaagaaaattcaaaacaaaagtgaaaagatattagacaacgataggacaaagtgacagtaacagacgaacgtaacaaaaataaattataattatagttatataaacaaacatacaacaataagaaataaaaaaatgttatacaaaatttaaaaaagtaaaataacgagacattggatcacctgccgtaggctacataatatacattacgtgtgaaacattatgtgaggattatatatagattcaatcaatgagatgtggggggagattctccatatagtcaataaaaggttgccaaattctgtaaaatgtctaacttattcctcaagcagtaagtgattttctccaaagtgtaacggcgttcgtctgttgaaggagagttggaccaaaatgcagcgtggtggttactcatgttctttaatgtagaatagcgatacatgaagtaacttataaatatacaaaacaacaaacggaacgtgtgaacctatacagcctgtctggtgaataactaacacagagacaggaacaatcacccacaaaatacacagtgaaaccccggctacctaaatatggttcccaatcagagacaacgagaatcacctgactctgattgagaaccgcctcaggcagccaaacctatgctacacccctactcagccgcaatcccaatgcctacaaaaccccaatacgaaacacaacaaaataaacccatgtcacaccctggggcctgttgcacaaaactaggataagggattaagccaggatatcttggtgatcctggctcaattgatccgtaatccggttgcactaaagatggatagggggcaggaggatatgttatggtataaattaccatggagatttattctgtggagctagcctgctccagaccaggctaaatgccaggatctatttaatctcatccctaatgtcagtcagcagtcaccacaaatggaaaccaatagttatttcactgctcactatacattgttatcacatataactagacccactgtcattatttaaacgtttgtgatcattaatttcaatgattttggataaaacatgatttttagatgttgctatcattagataatttacagtttcccatagactatatataaaatgatagaatattagggccacagagggaaaaaaaagacaagtcataatattgtaaccagttgttttaaaggaggacagttgttaaaatgacagatgcggggcatttcgtgaaattgtacttcagtatggtttcataaacaaagacatgctgatgtgccagaatattaagtatcacattgtcataagtatcaaaactgtaaaaacaatatgtagcttttctgcagaaagaaccagcctcataaatttatgactttatccttttttcttcagtgtggccctagtactctgtcatataaacaaatacacattccatatgaatataaaaacacaatgtgtaacattatgttcctttattgaataaggacaaaacaaagcaggtaaaccatcagctcctttcgaaactgaagtcacagtgactctacaagatggaaagcacagaatccaagcatattatacaaaatgatacatacacattcaaaggtctgtatataacacaccctgcatgtctgcacactaaaataaatgcaggacaaatccatacacatcaactgaacagacaaatgaatggatgcagtagcctccctgcagccttgtattacacacagtataccgcacaaacatcataagaggccaaattcgtaaaaaaacgaacccaaaaaaattcctctgccaccgcaggacatatttaaccaaaattgaaagcacacatactaactaaaataattcaacacatattggtccctcagcagccgaccactgtcgtcatcagggaagattgccggattgtcccagtccatggctggtggcactctgggggccctctccttcctcaggcaggccacattgtggaggacagcacaagccacagtaatatcacatgccctaacagggctgacccttaatttgtgaaggcagtgaaagcgtgccttcaggaggccaaaggtcatttcaactctggccctggtcctggcatgggtatggttgtaggcctgctgtgcttcctgggggtctgtgaaaggtgtcaggagaaaaggctggcagccataccccctgtctcccagcaacacaccagagaattcacctgtcaacacaaaatctcatcattactacctcataaacacagtgatattcttgacacagccatgatggttataaataggggttgtgtggcttaccttgtgataggcactgatagatttcagaggcccgaaagattctggagtcatggactgagccaggccattttgccacaacattgctgatcacacagtcagcattgcagaccatctgaaatcataagatgaggaatattacaccaatcaatgcacatcactggcagatttttttgcttattttccaaggtaattttgctcaagaaaatattcaagatgttttttagatataaattaaagtgattattattatagctcatctatttattcaattaaattttatttatatagcacttttcacaattgtttcattctgtcaaagcagctttacattaatgaaagcaggagaaacacaaaaaaacggtggacaacataagacgcagagtacaacggctaagattaaaccgtactgagcgtagtaacgttaaataataatgtaaggctttaataataatttatcatagctttatacagtgtgatggacttactttacacaatttcactcatatctgcagtgcatttcaattaaaaatttaaccgtttcataattacagtacaacggtgtttttggagatgtgaattaaatatttgaattgtaattgtgatgtttcagcggagcggtgagtgtgtaattgtgcactacttacgcattcaggcggtctgcaatactttgccacgctttttctctttgctttatcactgtggcggtgttgcctttcttcttaatatcttttacctcctcgtatgcctccatgaggatttgtgcttccgacggggaaaagtacgcggctctagttgccatggtaaatcagttaatctgtgatctgtggcggggtctatttgagtgagccgtgagcgcgcacctatccaggattggtttcacccggcttaatgaatccgtgtctgctcatcctggcttggtctttgtgcaaccaattaagcctggacgcatgttttggcttcattgagctcagcttaataataataataataataataatgagctcagcttagtcatttaacccggatgtcttaattctacttttgtgcaacaggcccctggtctgaccaaatatataacgaaaacacaaaatactatgaccaaggcgtgacagaaccacccccctaaggtgcggactcccggacgcacctcaaaaccatagggagggtccgggtgggcgtctgtccatggtggcggctccggctcgggacgtggaccccactccattaatgtcatagttcctccccttcgcgtcctgggataatccaccttcgccgccgaccatggcctaatagtcctcacccagaaccccgctggactgaggggcagctcgtgactgaggggcagctcgtgactgaggggcagctcgtgactgaggggcagctcgtgactgaggggcagctcgtgactgaggggcagctcgtgactgaggggcagctcgtgactgaggggcagctcgggactgaggggcagctcgggactgaggggcagctcaggcaggtagttggctccggcaattcctggctggctggcggatctggaagagtctggttgactggctgctccatgcagactgacagctctggcagctccatgcagactgacagctctggctgctccatgtagactggcagctctggctgctccatgtatactggcagctctggctgctccatgcagactggcagctctggctgctccatgcagactggcagctctggctgctccatgcagctctggctgctccatgcagctctggctgctccatgtagactggctgttctatgcagactggcagttctggctgctctatgcagactggcagttctggctgctctatgcagactggcagttctggctgctctatgcagactggcagttctggctgctctatgcagactggcagctctggctgctctatgcagactggcagctctggctgctctatgcagactggcagctctggctgctctatgcagactggcagctctatgcagactggcagctctggctgctccatgcagactggcagctctggctgctccatgcagactggcagctctggctgctccatgcagactggcagctctggctgctccatgcagactggcagctctggctgctccatgcagactggcagctctggctgctccatgcagactggcagctctggctgctccatgcagactggcagctctggctgctccatgcagactggcagctctggctgctccatgcagactggcagctctggctgctccatgcagactggcagctctggctgctccatgcagactggctgctctggctgctctggctgctctggctgctccatgcagctctggctgctctatgcagactggcagttctggctgctctatgcagactggcagctctggctgctccatgcagactggcagctctggctgctccatgcagacttgcagctctggctgctccatgcagactggcagctctggctgctccatgcagactggcagttctggctgctctatgcagactggcagctctggctgctccatgcagactggcagttctggtTGCTCTatgcagctctggctgctccatgcagactggcagctctggctgctccatgcagactggcagctctggctgctccatgcagactggcagctctggctgctccatgcagactggcagctctggctgctccatgcagactggcagctctggctgctccatgcagactggcagctctggctgctccatgcagactggcagctctggctgctccatgcagactggcagccctggctgctccatgcagactggcagccctggctgctccatgcagactggctgctccatgcagccctggctgctccatgcagccctggctgctccatccatgcagctctggctgctccatccatgcagctctggctgctccatccatgcagctctggctgctccatccatgcagctctggctgctccatccatgcagctctggctgctccatccatgcagctctggctgctccatccatgcagctctggctgctccatccatgcagctctggctgctccatccatgcagctctggctgctccatccatgcagctctggctgctccatccatgcagctctggct from Oncorhynchus keta strain PuntledgeMale-10-30-2019 chromosome 10, Oket_V2, whole genome shotgun sequence includes the following:
- the LOC127932298 gene encoding putative nuclease HARBI1, with product MVCNADCVISNVVAKWPGSVHDSRIFRASEIYQCLSQGEFSGVLLGDRGYGCQPFLLTPFTDPQEAQQAYNHTHARTRARVEMTFGLLKARFHCLHKLRVSPVRACDITVACAVLHNVACLRKERAPRVPPAMDWDNPAIFPDDDSGRLLRDQYVLNYFS